The Setaria italica strain Yugu1 chromosome IX, Setaria_italica_v2.0, whole genome shotgun sequence genome has a window encoding:
- the LOC101781186 gene encoding methylenetetrahydrofolate reductase 1: MKVIEKIQQAAADGRTAFSFEYFPPKTEEGVENLFERMDRMVAHGPSFCDITWGAGGSTADLTLDIANRMQNMVCVESMMHLTCTNMPVEKIDHALETIKSNGIQNVLALRGDPPHGQDKFVQVEGGFACALDLVKHIRAKYGDYFGITVAGYPEAHPDAIQGEGGATPEAYNNDLAYLKRKVDAGADLIVTQLFYDTDIFLKFVDDCRQIGITCPIVPGIMPINNYKGFIRMTGFCKTKIPAEITDALEPIKENEEAVKEYGVHLGTEMCKKILASGIKTLHLYTLNMEKSAIEILKRLGLIEEFKVSRPLPWRPPTNVFRVKEDVRPIFWANRPKSYIRRTLGWDQYPHGRWGDSRNPSYGALTDHQVISTRGRGKKLQEEWAVPLKSVEDISERFTNFCRGKLTSSPWSELDGLQPETKIIDDQLVKINQKGFLTINSQPAVNGEKSDSPTVGWGGPGGYVYQKAYLEFFCAKEKLDQLVEKIKAFPSLTFIAVNKYGVSASNIPANAVNAVTWGVFPGKEIIQPTVVDSGSFMVWKDEAFEIWTAGWACLFPEEDSSSKELLKKVQDNYYLVSLVDNDYIHGDLFAAFKEI; this comes from the exons ATGAAGGTGATCGAGAAGAttcagcaggcggcggcggatggccgGACGGCGTTCTCGTTCGAGTACTTCCCTCCCAAGACCGAGGAGGGGGTCGAGAACCTCTTCGAGCGGATGGACCGCATGGTGGCGCACGGCCCGTCCTTCTGCGACATCACCTGGGGCGCCGGGGGATCCACCGCCGACCTCACCCTCGACATCGCCAACCGCATGCAGAACATG GTGTGTGTGGAATCTATGATGCATCTGACATGTACAAACATGCCAGTAGAGAAGATAGACCATGCTTTGGAAACCATCAAATCCAATGGGATTCAAAATGTTTTGGCACTTAGAGGGGATCCTCCACACGGGCAAGACAAATTTGTGCAAGTTGAAGGCGGATTTGCTTGTGCTCTTGACCTG GTGAAGCATATTAGAGCTAAGTATGGTGATTATTTTGGCATAACTGTAGCTGGTTATCCAG AGGCCCACCCTGATGCGATACAAGGCGAGGGAGGTGCTACACCAGAAGCATATAACAATGATCTCGCCTATTTGAAGAGAAAG GTTGATGCTGGCGCTGACCTTATTGTCACACAACTTTTCTATGATACCGACATCTTTCTCAAGTTTGTGGATGACTGCCGTCAAATTGGTATTACTTGTCCCATTGTTCCTGGCATAATGCCAATAAACAACTACAAAGGTTTCATACGGATGACTGGATTCTGCAAAACTAAG ATACCTGCTGAGATCACTGATGCACTGGAGCCTATTAAAGAAAATGAGGAAGCCGTTAAAGAATATGGAGTCCACCTTGGGACTGAGATGTGCAAGAAAATTCTAGCTAGTGGCATCAAGACTTTGCACCTTTACACGCTAAACATGGAGAAGTCTGCTATAGAAATTTTGAAG AGACTTGGATTAATTGAGGAGTTCAAGGTTTCAAGGCCATTACCTTGGAGGCCACCAACTAACGTTTTCCGTGTTAAGGAGGATGTTCGACCTATATTCTG GGCTAACAGACCAAAGAGCTATATTAGAAGGACTCTAGGTTGGGATCAGTATCCGCATGGACGGTGGGGAGATTCCAGGAACCCATCATATGGAGCACTTACTGACCACCAGGTAATTTCG ACTCGTGGGCGTGGTAAAAAGCTCCAAGAGGAATGGGCTGTTCCACTGAAATCTGTGGAGGACATTAGTGAG CGCTTTACAAATTTCTGTCGAGGGAAGCTTACAAGCAGCCCATGGTCAGAGTTGGACGGTCTTCAACCAGAGACAAAGATTATTGATGACCAGCTGGTGAAGATTAACCAGAAGGGCTTCCTTACCATCAACAGCCAGCCTGCAGTAAATGGAGAGAAATCTGATTCGCCTACTGTTG GTTGGGGTGGTCCAGGAGGCTATGTTTATCAGAAGGCCTACCTTGAGTTCTTCTGTGCAAAAGAGAAGTTGGATCAACTAGTTGAGAAGATCAAAGCATTCCCTTCTCTCACATTTATTGCTGTGAACAAGTATGGAGTATCAGCCTCCAATATTCCAGCAAATGCTGTGAATGCTGTCACATGGGGTGTTTTCCCTGGCAAGGAGATTATCCAACCTACAGTTGTTGATTCGGGAAGTTTTATGGTTTGGAAGGATGAGGCATTTGAAATCTGGACAGCAGGATGGGCCTGTCTGTTCCCTGAGGAGGACTCCTCCTCTAAGGAGCTACTAAAGAAG GTCCAGGATAACTACTATCTGGTCAGCCTTGTTGACAACGACTACATCCACGGGGATCTGTTTGCTGCCTTCAAGGAGATCTGA
- the LOC101781580 gene encoding NAC domain-containing protein 67, with protein MGVPVRRERDAEAELNLPPGFRFHPTDDELVEHYLCRKAAGQRLPVPIIAEVDLYKFDPWDLPERALFGTREWYFFTPRDRKYPNGSRPNRAAGNGYWKATGADKPVAPRGRTLGIKKALVFYAGKAPRGVKTDWIMHEYRLADAGRAAAAKKGSLRLDDWVLCRLYNKKNEWEKMQMGKGSALAAATTTKEEAMDMTTSHSHSQSHSHSWGETRTPESEIVDNDPFPELDDSFPAFQDPAAAMMVPKKEPQVDDGGNLAAKNSDLFVDLSYDDIQSMYSGLDMLPPPGEDFYSSLFASPRVKGNHTTGGAGLAPF; from the exons ATGGGAGTGCcggtgaggagggagagggacgcGGAGGCGGAGCTGAACCTGCCGCCGGGGTTCCGGTTCCACCCGACGGACGACGAGCTGGTGGAGCACTACCTGTGCCGGAAGGCGGCGGGGCAGCGCCTCCCGGTGCCCATCATCGCGGAGGTGGACCTCTACAAGTTCGACCCATGGGACCTGCCGGAGCGGGCGCTCTTCGGCACCAGGGAGTGGTACTTCTTCACGCCCAGGGACCGCAAGTACCCTAACGGCTCGCGGCCCAACCGCGCCGCCGGGAACGGATACTGGAAGGCAACCGGAGCCGACAAGCCCGTCGCGCCGCGGGGGCGCACACTCGGGATCAAGAAGGCGCTCGTGTTCTACGCCGGCAAGGCGCCGCGAGGGGTCAAGACCGACTGGATCATGCACGAGTACAGGCTCGCCGACGCCGGCCGTGCCGCCGCAGCCAAGAAGGGATCGCTCAGG TTGGATGACTGGGTGCTGTGCCGCCTGTATAACAAGAAGAACGAGTGGGAGAAGATGCAGATGGGGAAGGGgtccgccctcgccgccgccaccaccaccaaggaGGAGGCGATGGACATGACCACCTCCCACTCGCACTCGCAGTCCCACTCGCACTCGTGGGGCGAGACGCGCACGCCGGAGTCGGAGATCGTCGACAACGACCCGTTCCCGGAGCTGGACGACTCGTTCCCGGCGTTCCaggaccccgccgccgcgatgATGGTGCCCAAGAAGGAGCCCCAGGTGGACGACGGCGGTAACCTCGCCGCCAAGAACAGCGACCTGTTCGTGGACCTCAGCTACGACGACATCCAGAGCATGTACAGCGGGCTCGacatgctgccgccgcccggGGAGGACTTCTACTCGTCGCTCTTCgcgtcgccgagggtcaaggggAACCacaccaccggcggcgccgggttGGCCCCCTTCTGA